The Aspergillus chevalieri M1 DNA, chromosome 5, nearly complete sequence genome includes a region encoding these proteins:
- a CDS encoding uncharacterized protein (COG:S;~EggNog:ENOG410Q1CM), whose protein sequence is MDTLHAQEEEMNATLQEALTCTTCTLHLTKASMRRDLEAGVYDPSRDPPFLHLHAKAYSSEEDGDDHDSDYFDPNDSASASRFESQSDSGCYSEEDDDEDDDGEWDEGEGISPLSKPTRKQMPRYARLITPLQRLSYQSCVSDVHDQGRKQGLEPVKAVKNDEEDEDLRFAYYQVDYHIHLHDRARCNMLTLCRDIEDVRQLRGWEVEMRQLDAAEAGVVDYSDPTTTSTTTAAATTSAENELFIVHQTALWKRRWRLRQRRINETRRKWAQIMAERKRQREQLLLERRKMFRAKVKLYTWKEGDKVMLRELDL, encoded by the exons ATGGACACTCTCCAcgcccaagaagaagaaatg AACGCAACCCTCCAAGAAGCCCTAACATGCACCACCTGCACCCTGCACCTCACCAAAGCGAGTATGCGTCGTGATCTAGAAGCGGGTGTATACGATCCGTCGCGCGATCCGCCATTTTTGCATTTACACGCGAAGGCCTATTCGAGTGaggaggatggggatgatcATGATTCGGATTACTTTGATCCAAATGACTCTGCGTCTGCATCCAGGTTTGAGAGTCAGTCTGATTCTGGCTGTTATTCTGAGGaagacgacgatgaagacgacgatgGAGAATGGGACGAAGGAGAAGGGATATCCCCCCTCTCCAAACCAACTCGCAAGCAAATGCCGCGATATGCGCGCCTGATCACGCCGCTTCAACGACTCTCGTACCAGTCTTGTGTTTCGGATGTTCACGATCAAGGGCGGAAACAGGGACTTGAACCGGTCAAGGCAGTTAagaatgatgaagaggatgaggatctTCGCTTTGCATATTACCAAGTCGACTACCACATTCATCTGCACGATCGTGCGCGCTGTAACATGTTGACGCTCTGTCGTGATATTGAGGATGTGAGGCAGTTGCGTGGATGGGAGGTTGAGATGAGGCAGTTGGACGCGGCAGAGGCTGGAGTAGTCGATTATTCTGATCCTACTACCACTTCCACTActacagcagcagcaacaacatcagcagaaaacgaaCTTTTCATAGTCCATCAGACAGCATTGTGGAAACGACGCTGGCGACTCCGACAGAGACGCATCAACGAGACGAGAAGAAAATGGGCGCAGATTATGGCAGAGCGCAAGAGGCAGCGTGAGCAGTTGCTACTGGAAAGACGGAAGATGTTTCGCGCCAAGGTGAAGTTATATACCTGGAAGGAAGGGGATAAGGTGATGCTTAGGGAGTTGGATTTGTAA
- a CDS encoding putative clock controled protein (Ccg-8) (COG:S;~EggNog:ENOG410PFW1;~InterPro:IPR013927;~go_function: GO:0003714 - transcription corepressor activity [Evidence IEA]), whose translation MADGNPPTPILLPSTQAVSPVNNHTITTSTTTAPDTSVQHAPLMDIDNSPDDRSRRATSVLSMDDIEAAQALEGLRSEFAHSPRSPPRPTPDSKQPEPLLSLLTSTHPLISSAITGSMTAYTTSKSYSPRFKSGAEFIERNIGSPVASTVGTVGRKTGVESGLRWALKHQRGSAASRSKRRKVDNQERDLEKGRDEDENCDVTDEKGIMRTASEVSLPETLPPYDNHTSPSYDEVGREKAGATRNSNWQSRLVISTSGLGVAMSEESLRSLQYCLTWLRWANGRLGKAILALQGALTEWDSGSRQSRNTLLSQRIQAVREDVLSTLKQVVNVVSKYAGGALPENARNLVRRHLTSLPHRFQIASTSQPPPDSPESSSDATVGAHRILVLAQEGLDMMAQVSGVVNDTLVSAEHWCERLGRKRPERSNEETPASHPADVKQPVAQSPDVQMTGVEQA comes from the exons ATGGCGGACGGCAACCCACCCACTCccattcttcttccttcaaCCCAAGCCGTGAGTCCTGTGAATAATCATACGATAACTACTTCTACTACCACCGCTCCGGATACTTCTGTCCAACATGCTCCCTTGATGGATATTGACAATTCTCCCGACGACCGTTCGAGGAGGGCTACCAGTGTGCTCTCTATGGATGACATCGAGGCCGCGCAGGCGCTCGAGGGACTCCGCTCTG AATTCGCCCATTCTCCTCGCTCCCCGCCTCGTCCCACTCCCGACTCCAAACAACCTGaacccctcctctccctcctcaccTCCACCCATCCACTGATTTCCTCCGCCATCACCGGGTCTATGACCGCCTATACCACATCGAAATCATACTCACCGCGTTTCAAGTCCGGCGCTGAATTCATCGAGCGGAATATCGGGTCGCCCGTTGCTAGTACCGTGGGTACGGTAGGCAGGAAGACAGGTGTCGAAAGCGGGTTGCGCTGGGCGCTGAAACATCAGCGGGGGTCTGCTGCAAGCCGATCGAAACGTCGTAAGGTGGATAACCAGGAGCGAGATTTGGAGAAGGGACgcgacgaggacgagaacTGCGACGTCACCGACGAAAAGGGCATCATGCGCACCGCGTCGGAGGTTTCCCTTCCGGAGACTTTGCCGCCGTACGATAATCATACTTCGCCGAGCTATGATGAAGTTGGCCGAGAGAAGGCCGGGGCCACCAGGAACTCTAACTGGCAGAGTCGACTGGTCATTTCGACTTCTGGGCTTGGTGTCGCGATGAGTGAGGAATCGCTGCGGAGCTTGCAGTACTGCCTTACCTGGCTGCGCTGGGCGAATGGACGGCTGGGCAAAGCGATCCTAGCTTTACAGGGTGCATTGACGGAATGGGATTCTGGTTCTCGCCAAAGCAGGAACACGCTGCTGTCGCAGCGGATCCAAGCTGTCAGGGAGGACGTTCTCTCCACCTTGAAACAGGTTGTCAACGTCGTCTCCAAGTACGCGGGAGGTGCCCTCCCGGAGAATGCGCGGAACCTTGTCCGTCGCCATCTGACGTCTTTGCCGCATCGGTTCCAGATCGCGTCTACATCGCAACCTCCCCCTGACTCGCCCGAATCGTCGTCTGATGCCACTGTTGGCGCGCATCGGATTCTCGTCCTGGCGCAGGAGGGTCTAGATATGATGGCGCAGGTCAGCGGAGTGGTTAACGACACTCTGGTGAGTGCGGAACACTGGTGCGAACGATTAGGCAGGAAGCGCCCGGAGCGCAGCAATGAAGAGACTCCTGCCAGTCATCCAGCGGATGTTAAGCAGCCAGTCGCGCAGAGCCCTGATGTGCAGATGACGGGTGTAGAGCAGGCTTAA
- a CDS encoding putative amino acid permease (COG:E;~EggNog:ENOG410PG5H;~InterPro:IPR004840,IPR004841;~PFAM:PF13520,PF00324;~TransMembrane:13 (i56-72o84-105i117-138o167-185i197-215o247-266i287-306o312-331i338-359o379-396i408-431o451-469i481-503o);~go_component: GO:0016020 - membrane [Evidence IEA];~go_component: GO:0016021 - integral component of membrane [Evidence IEA];~go_process: GO:0006865 - amino acid transport [Evidence IEA];~go_process: GO:0055085 - transmembrane transport [Evidence IEA]), which translates to MSDPSLDGSQATRNVNAESLSQDDQTPQSRNDLLPMNFSRETRPANKYGVMKPHQVTMMTIGAAIHTGLMLLPERSLTTGTGPVPIIIAYTFVGVVVYLVLCATGEVASWSPIQSTVAGHAVRFCDPALGFAIGWIYWLKYVVVVPNQLTAAASLISFWADGLRVNVGVWITAFLIIIIGANYYASPFFGTYEVVLSSFKILMVLGLVILCAVFADGSSPESLDWNDPNVHHKGVDWPEYLHAFCDTLPSATLAYLGSEMIGMAILQTQDPRKTTARAIRLTSYRIVVLNIVSIIVVVILGLHNLVKSKENGIHTLSAFVVAIQMAGIPVLPHIVNACILLFALSSATSGLHVATGTLYRMSLDKKAPACLSFTDRRGIPISGLCLSSCLATLAYLNVFADSKFLFRYFMNLVTMLSILTWVSILATHLSFEQARRVQRIPEEILIFKAPLGQFGSWIALVSCVMIILFRTLSVFGHYSGVDYTAFITSYLGLPLYFSLIIGYKATTRCRKVDPAEAGLFNNAAPIDAPDSRSLSVGVEKTFDWHKQRVKHFVKLWVL; encoded by the exons ATGTCGGATCCTTCGTTGGATGGTTCCCAAGCCACGCGCAATGTTAATGCCGAGTCTTTATCACAAGACGATCAAACACCGCAAAGCAGAAATGACCTCCTTCCGATGAATTTCAGCCGCGAGACACGGCCTGCGAACAAGTATGGGGTGATGAAGCCACACCAGGTCACCATGATGA CTATCGGCGCAGCCATTCATACCGGTTTGATGCTCCTTCCAGAACGCAGCTTGACAACAGG TACCGGA CCAGTTCCCATAATTATTGCTTATACGTTTGTCGGCGTAGTGGTCTACCTGGTATTGTGTGCGACTGGAGAAGTGGCATCATGGTCTCCAATCCAGTCCACAGTGGCTGGCCATGCGGTTCGATTTTGTGATCCTGCCTTGGGCTTTGCGATTGGTTGGAT ATACTGGTTGAAATACGTCGTCGTTGTCCCGAATCAACTGACAGCTGCTGCATCATTGATCTCGTTCTGGGCGGATGGACTGCGCGTCAATGTCGGGGTTTGGATTACTGCGTTCTTGATTATCATCATTGGCGCGAATTACTACGCATCGCCGTTCTTCGGGACATATGAGGTCGTATTGTCGTCCTTCAAAATACTCATGGTGCTGGGACTTGTGATACTGTGCGCCGTTTTTGCGGATGGGAGCAGCCCCGAATCTTTGGATTGGAATGATCCTAATGTTCATCATAAAGGTGTCGACTGGCCTGAGTATCTTCATGCCTTTTGTGATACTCTGCCGTCTGCAACGCTCGCCTACCTGGGCAGTGAAATGATTGGGATGGCAATCTTACAGACACAAGACCCTCGCAAGACCACTGCGCGTGCGATCAGGTTGACCTCCTACCGGATCGTGGTGCTCAACATTGTGAGTATCATCGTCGTGGTAATACTTGGCCTTCATAATTTGGTCAAGTCGAAGGAGAATGGCATCCATACCTTGTCAGCTTTTGTCGTGGCGATCCAAATGGCGGGCATTCCAGTGCTTCCACACATCGTCAATGCCTGCATTCTGCTGTTTGCATTGTCATCTGCTACTTCTGGCCTCCACGTAGCGACTGGAACGTTGTACCGGATGTCTCTCGATAAAAAGGCCCCTGCTTGCCTGTCTTTTACAGATAGGCGAGGGATTCCTATATCTGGGTTGTGTCTGTCTTCCTGCTTGGCCACGTTGGCCTATTTGAATGTTTTTGCCGACTCCAAGTTCCTCTTTCGCTACTTCATGAACCTCGTCACCATGCTCAGTATTCTGACCTGGGTCTCCATTCTTGCTACGCATCTTTCATTTGAGCAGGCTCGAAGAGTGCAAAGAATTCCGGAAGAGATCTTGATCTTCAAAGCCCCGCTGGGGCAGTTTGGATCATGGATTGCGCTCGTCTCATGCGTCATGATCATTCTGTTCAGGACCCTTAGTGTCTTTGGTCATTACAGCGGAGTTGACTACACGGCGTTTATCACCTCGTATCTGGGTCTTCCTCTCTACTTCTCGCTCATCATCGGATACAAAGCCACCACTCGGTGTAGGAAAGTCGACCCCGCTGAGGCAGGTCTTTTCAATAACGCAGCACCCATTGACGCACCTGATTCTAGGTCTTTGAGTGTGGGGGTTGAGAAGACGTTCGATTGGCATAAGCAGCGGGTGAAGCACTTTGTGAAACTCTGGGTGCTTTGA
- a CDS encoding aromatic alcohol reductase (COG:S;~EggNog:ENOG410PW0S;~InterPro:IPR036291,IPR008030;~PFAM:PF13460,PF05368,PF03435), with amino-acid sequence MSRTRVLLVGAAGETGGSIANGLLENPVFELYALVRPRSVQKPAIVSLQERGVQIRKCDLKGSEETLANALQGIDVVISCVGPAEQQDQIPVAKAAKKVGVKRFVPCGFITVAPPGGIMWLRDEKETVYNHIKQLYLPYTIVDVGWWYQLSYPRLESGRVDYAMTTANNELVGDGDTPTAITDLRDIGRYMARIILDNRTLNKMVFAYNTVVTQNQIYDLLEEISEEKINRNYISEEMVYNRVLAARQSSETYPFDPVKFIPRYLAEYQLSWGLRGDNTPDFAKYLGYLTSKELYPDFQPTDFKDYLQTVVGGTAKGVYTDRIISRAHQRAFPRSESSDSLYTRIFPRTESSDSLYMSR; translated from the exons ATGTCGCGGACAAGAGTTTTGCTCGTCGGTGCCGCCGGTGAAACTGGTGGTTCCATCGCCAACGGTCTGCTGGAGAACCCGGTTTTT GAACTTTACGCACTCGTCCGCCCCCGATCCGTCCAGAAACCGGCCATCGTCTCTCTGCAGGAACGAGGTGTCCAGATCCGCAAATGCGACCTCAAGGGCTCCGAGGAGACCCTCGCCAATGCCCTTCAGGGTATCGACGTTGTCATCAGCTGTGTCGGCCCGGCTGAGCAGCAAGACCAGATCCCCGTCGCCAAAGCCGCAAAGAAGGTTGGCGTCAAGCGTTTCGTTCCCTGCGGCTTCATCACGGTCGCCCCTCCCGGTGGAATCATGTGGCTGAGAGATGAG AAAGAAACTGTCTACAATCACATTAAGCAACTCTACCTGCCCTACACCATCGTCGATGTCGGCTGGTGGTACCAGCTCTCCTACCCTCGTCTCGAATCTGGCCGGGTCGACTACGCCATGACCACAGCCAACAATGAACTCGTGGGCGACGGTGATACTCCGACCGCCATCACAGACCTGAGAGACATTGGTCGCTACATGGCCCGCATCATCCTCGATAACCGCACTTTGAACAAGATGGTTTTTGCCTACAACACTGTTGTCACCCAGAACCAGATCTACGACCTTCTCGAGGAGATTAGTGAGGAGAAGATTAACCGCAACTAC ATATCGGAGGAAATGGTCTACAATCGGGTTCTCGCAGCCAGACAGTCCAGTGAAACATACCCCTTCGACCCTGTCAAGTTCATCCCACGCTACCTCGCCGAATACCAATTGTCGTGGGGTCTCCGCGGTGACAACACCCCCGACTTTGCCAAGTACTTGGGTTACTTGACCTCCAAGGAACTCTACCCCGACTTCCAACCCACCGATTTCAAGGATTACCTCCAGACCGTCGTTGGCGGTACGGCCAAGGGTGTCTACACCGATCGGATCATCTCCAGAGCCCACCAGCGCGCATTCCCTCGATCCGAGTCGAGCGACTCTCTATACACCCGCATCTTCCCTCGAACCGAATCTAGTGATTCCCTCTACATGTCCAGATAG